Part of the Lysobacter enzymogenes genome is shown below.
GTAGCCGCGTTCGAACGCGGCCGCGTACACGAACGGCTTGAAGCTCGAACCCGGCTGGCGCCGCGCCTGGGTGGCGCGGTTGAACTTGGCGCCGGCGAAGCTGTAGCCGCCGGACAGCGCGCGCAGCGCGCCGTTGCTCGGCTCCAGCGACACCAGCGCGGCCTGCGCCTGCGGCAGCTGGTCGAGGCGATAGCTCACCGTCGGCGGCGCCGCGGTTTCGCCCGGCTTGGGTTCGGCGGCGGCGGTTTCGAGCTTGGCCACGCGCGCCAGATCGCCGCGCTTGAGCAGGCTGCCGGGGCTGCGGCCGAGGAAGCCCTGCTTCTCGCCGAGGCTCAGTTCGGTGCCGTCGGCCAGCACCACGGTGGCCTGCGAGCCGGCCACCGACAGCACCACCGACGGCAGCAGGTTGGCCTGCGCCGGAATGCCGCGCAGACGCACGCGCGCGGCGGTGGCGTCTTCGCTCGGCGCCAGTTCGAAGTGCTGCTCCACGCCGTGCCAGCCGTGGCGGCGGTCGTACACCGACAGGCCGTCGCGGATCGCCTTGTCGGCGGCGACCTGCAGGTCCGGGTCGATCGTGGTGGTGACGTGGTAACCCTTGGTCAGCGCTTCGGCGCCGTAGCGGGCGACCATTTCCTGACGCACCATTTCGGCCACGTACGGCGCATACACCTCGACCGGGCGCTCGTGCGGGCTGGCGTGCATCGGCACCGCCTTGGCCGCGTCGGCTTCGGCGCGCGGCACGAAGTTCTGCTCGGCCATGCGGTCGAGGATGTAGTCGCGGCGGATCTTGGCGCGGTCGGGATTGCTCAGCGGATTGCCGCTGGACGGGAACTTCGGAATGCCGGCGAGCGACGCCATCTCGTCCAGGCTCAGCTCGTTCATCTTCTTGCCGTAATAGAACTCCGCCGCCGCGCCGACGCCGTAGGCGCGGTTGCCGAAGAAGCTCTTGTTCAAGTACAGCTCGAAGATCTCGTCCTTGCTCAGCTCGCGCTCCATGCGCATCGCCAGCAGCATTTCGCCGAGCTTGCGCTTGTAGCTGTATTCCGAGCTCAGGAAGTACTGGCGCGCGACCTGCTGGGTGATGGTCGAGCCGCCGGGCACGCGCTTGTCGTCGGTGGTCGCCAGCAGCCACACCGCGCGCGCGATGCCTTTGTAGTCGATGCCGTGGTGGGTGTAGAAGCGCGAGTCTTCGATCGCGATGAACGCGTTCTTGAGCCGGTCGGGCACGTCCTCGATCGCTACCGGGTAGCGCCGGGTCTCGCCGAACATCGCCATCAGGCGGCCGTCGCGGGCGTAGACGTACATCGGCTCCTGCAGCTCGATCGTGCGCAGGGTCTCAACGTCCGGCAGCTTGGGCACGATCAGGTAATACAGCGTGCCGAGCGCGATCGCGCCCAGCAGGGCCGCACCGATGAACGCGTACAGCGCCCAGCGCAGCCAACGGCGAAGTCGGGACATCTATCGGTTTCCGGGTGTCGTGTGGTCGTGGCGGGGAAGTATAGAGGAGGCGCGGAACGCGACCCGGGTCGCGCTTCGCCGGCGGCGGGGTGACGCGGCGCGGCACCCCGGCCCGCGCCGGGGCGCTGCGCCGCCGGTCCCGCCGCCCGGCCCGGGTCGAGGGCGCGGCGACAGGCGGATCCGGTCGGGCGGGGCGGTCCGCGACGGTCGCGCCGCTCACCCAGTCTCACGGATATCTGTTACGGCTTGCGCGAGCTGTGAACGCGAGCGCACTGCGCGGTGGCGGTTCGAGCGCGATTTGCAGCGGCCGGCACGGATCGGCGCGCGAACGCGAACGCAGGATCGGCTGAACCGGGGCCAGGGCCTCCGGACCGCCTCCGCGACGCACGCCCCGGCTGCGTGGAGGCTCCGGAAGCGGGGTTCCGGTCGCAGTCATGGCATATGTCACTCCGGTGGACTGACGGTGGCGGTCACGTGACGCCCAATGTCAAAAAAGCACGACTGGGTTGGCAATCGTGAAAGAAGTGGTTGCCAGCCTGTGAAAAGTCCGTTATCTAAGCCGGGGCCACACGAAGTGCGCGTAAGCGCTTGTGGCATGGGGAGATAACTGTGGGACTCATCACAAAAAGCCAGCCGGCTCTCGTCGGCGTGGATATCAGTTCGACCGCGGTAAAGTTGCTGCAACTTTCGCGTGCCGGCAATCGCTACCGCGTTGAGCATTACGCGGTCGAGCCGTTGCCGCCGAACGCGGTGGTGGAAAAGAACATCGTCGAGGTCGAAGCGGTGGGCGAGGCGATCAAACGCGCCGTCGCCCGCTCGGGGACCCGCGTCAAGCACGCCGCCGCGGCGGTCGCCGGTTCCTCGGTGATCACCCGCGTCATCGGCATGCCGGCCGACCTGGACGAAGACGATCTGGAGTCGCAGGTCGAGCTGGAAGCGGCCAATTACGTGCCGTATCCGATCGATGAGGTCAACCACGATTTCGAAGTGCTCGGCCCGATGCCGGGCAGCCCGGATATGGTCCAGGTGCTGCTGGCGGCCTCGCGCTCGGAGAACGTGGAGGTGCGCGCCTCGGCGCTGGAGCTCGGCGGCCTGACCCCGAAGGTCATGGACGTGGAAGCCTTCGCGATCGAGAACGCGTTCGCGCTGCTCGCCGACACCTTGAGCAGCCCGCGCGACGGCCTGGTCGCCCTGGTCGACTCCGGCGCGACCATGACCACGCTGAACGTGTTGCGCAACGGCCGCAGCCTGTATCACCGCGAGCAGGTGTTCGGCGGCAAGCAGCTGACCGACGAGGTCATGCGCCGCTACGGCCTGAGCTACGAGGAAGCCGGTCTGGCCAAGCGCCAGGGCGGGCTGCCGGAAAGCTACCAGGCCGAAGTGCTGGAGCCGTTCAAGGAAGCGATGGTCCAGCAGGTCAGCCGCCTGCTGCAGTTCTTCTATGCCGGCAGCGAGTTCAACCGCGTCGACCAGATCGTCCTGGCCGGCGGCGGCGCCTCGATCCCGCGCATCGCCGAGATGGTGGAAGAGCAGCTCGGCATTCCGACCACGGTGGCCAACCCGCTCGCCCACATGACCCTGGGGCCGCGCGTGCAGGCGCACGCGTTGGCGCAGGACGCTCCCGCGCTGATGATCGCCTGCGGCCTGGCCCTGAGGAGCTTCGACTGATGGCACGCATCAACCTCCTCCCGTGGCGCGCCGAGCGCCGCAAGGCCCGGCAGAAGGAATTCGTCGCGATGCTGGGCCTGTCGGCCCTGGCCGCGGCGGCGCTGTCGGTGCTGATCGTCTTCTATTACAGCAACGAAATCAGCGGGCAGCAGAAGCGCAACGCGTTCCTCGACGGCCAGATCGTCGAAGTCGACAAGAAGATCAAGGAGATCGAGGAGCTCGACAAGAAGAAGGCCAAGCTGCTCGCGCGCAAGGAAGTGATCGAGAAGCTGCAGTCCAACCGTTCGCAGATGGTGCACCTGTTCGATTCGCTGGTGCGCACCATTCCCGACGGCGCGGTGCTGACCGCGATCAAGCAGGACGCCGAGACCCTGACCCTGGAAGGCCGCGCGCAGTCCAACGCCCGCGTCAGTACCTACATGCGCAACCTCGAGGTCTCCGGCTGGATGAGCAAGCCGGACCTGACCATCATCGAGGCCAAGGACGGTGGCGGTAAGGGCTTGCCGTACGAGTTCAAGCTGACGGTGAAGCTGGCGAATCCGAACGCGCCGAAGGACGAGGACGGCGACGGCATTCCGGACGCGCCCGCCGCGGCCCCGGCCGCCGCGACCGCTGCCGCGCCCGGCGCCGACGGCGCAGCCGCTGCGGCCCCGGCCGGCGCTGCGCCCGCCGCGGCCGCTCCGGCGGCGCCCGCCGGCGCCGCCAAGCCCGGCCAGGCGCCCGCCGCGCCGGCCGCGACGCCGGCGGCCAAGCCCGCCGCCGCTCCGGCCAAGCCCGCCGCGCCCGCGGCCGCCCCCACCAAGACTGGAGCCGCGTCGTGAGCAAGAAGGCTTCGATGAAGAACTTGGACTTCAACAACATCGGCAGCTGGCCGCGGCAGGCGCAGATCATCTTCTGCGCGCTGATCGGCCTGGTGATCGTCGGTCTGGCCTGGTACCTGTTCGTCAGCGGCAAGCGCGAGGAACTGGAGCAGCTGGACCGCAAGGAAACCGAGCTGCGCCAGACCTTCGAGACCAAGCAGGGGCGCGCCGCCAACCTCGAGCCGCTCAAGCAGCAGCTCGCGCAGATGGAACAGCAGCTGCAACAGATGCTGCGCCAGTTGCCGAGCAAGACCGAAATGCCCGACCTGATCGTCGACATCTCGCAGACCGCGCTGGCCACCGGCATCTCCAACGAGCTGTTCCAGCCCGGCGCCGAGGTTCCCAAGGAGTTCTACGCCGAGAAGCCGATCGCCCTGCGCATGGTCGGCACGTACCACCAGTTCGGCGCCTTCGTCAGCGGCGTGGCCTCGCTGCCGCGCGTGGTCATCATGACCATGCACGACATCTCGTTGAAGCCGAAGGGCAACAACAACAAGGACGCGATGGGCGGGATCACTCCGAACAGCCCGCTGGAACTGGCCGGCACGGTCAAGACCTACCGCTACCTGGACGAGGAAGAGATGGCTGCACAGAGCCCGCCGGCCGACGGTTCGGGCGACGCGTCCAAGCCCGCCGGCAAGAAGGAGGGCACCTGACATGCGCGCTCAATTTCTGTCGCGACCGGCCGCTTCGCGTCTGACCGCCGCCTGCGCCGTGGTCCTGGCGCTGTCGGCCACCGGCTGCTTCCGCAGCATCACCAGCACCCCCGGCGACGCTCCGAACCTGGAGAAGTGGGTCGCCGAGGTCAAGGCGCGTCCGGCCCCGGCGCTGGATCCGCTGCCGGTGATGCAGCAGTTCGAAACCTTCGAGTACGCCGCGCAGGAAATGCGCGACCCGTTCAGCACCGCGTTCACCGACGAGGACACCAGCTCCGGCCCGCGTCCGGACAAGGTGCGCCGCAAGCAGCCGCTGGAAGCGTTCCCGCTCGACGGCCTGGACATGGTCGGCACCCTGGGCAGCGGCAAAAACGTCGTGGCGCTGGTGATGGCGCCGGACAAAGTGACTTATCGTGTTCGACCCGGTGCGTACATGGGGCAGAACGACGGTCGTGTGACCGGCGTATCTGAGGAGCGCATCGACTTGGTGGAACTGGTGCCGGATGGCGCCGGCGGCTGGCTGGAACGACCGGCCTCCGTGGCGCTGGAAGATCAATAAGGGGATAGCATGATGATCGTATTCAACGCCAACCGCATGCCGTCGGACCGACGCCCCATGGCATCCGGCGCCCGCATGTCCGCCCCCCGTCTGGCCGGGCTCGCGCTCGGCCTGCTCGCCGGCATCAGCGCGGTCAACGCCGCCGAACCCGTCGCGGCCGCCAAGCCCGCAGCGGCGCCGGCGCCCGCGGTCGCACCGACCCCGAGCTTTGATCCGGCCAAGCAACTGCCGGGCGCGATCTCGGTCGCCAACATCGACTTCAAGCGCGGCGACGGCGGCTCCGGCAAGCTGATCCTGCGCTTCAGCGGCGAAGGCGCGGTCCCCGACATGCGCAGCCAGGGCTCGCAGGTCACCATCGACGTCGGCAACGCCAAGCTGCCGCCGGAGCTGCAGCGCCCGCTCAACGTCGCCGACTTCGCCACCCCGGTCCAGCGCATCGACGCGCGCGCCAGCGGCAGCGGCTCGCAGCTGGTGCTCAACACCGCCGGCGGCTACGACACGATGGCCTACCAGACCGGCCGCGACTACATCGTCGAAGTCGTGCCGCGCAGCGCCGACGCGGGCAACCGCGCGGTCGGCGCGGCGGGCGCCAAGCCGACCGCCGGCGCGTCGCCGACCTCGGGCACCGTCAGCGGCAGCGCCGCCGCCGGGGTGCGCAGCTACGCCGGCCGCCCGGTGACCTTCAACTTCCAGGACGTGCCGGTGCGCACCGTGCTGCAGTTGGTCGCCGAGGAGTCCAACCTCAACATCGTCGCCGCCGACACCGTGCAGGGCAACGTGACCCTGCGCCTGGTGAACGTGCCGTGGGATCAGGCGCTGGACATCGTCCTGCAGGCCAAGGGCCTGGACAAGCGCCGCAGCGGCAACGTGGTGTGGGTCGCGCCGCAGGCCGAAGTGGCCAAGTACGAGCAGGACCGCGAAGACGCGCGCATCGCGCTCGACAACCGCGTCGACCTGATCACCGAGTACGTGCAGGTCAACTACCACAACGCCGCGCAGATCTATAAGGCGCTGACCGAAGCCAAGGGCATCGGCGGCGGTGGCGGCGGCAGCAGCAACAGCAACAGTAGCAACGAGAACGGCTTTCTCTCGCAGCGCGGGCGGCTGGTGGCGGACGAACGCACCAACACCCTGATGATCAGCGACATTCCGAAGAAAGTCGCGCAGATGAAGGAGCTGATCAAGGTCATCGACCGTCCGGTCGACCAGGTCCTGATCGAGGCGCGCATCGTCATCGCCAACGAAAGCTTCGCCCGCGACCTGGGCGCGCGCTTCGGCGTGTCGGGCCAGAAGGGCGATGTGATCACCAGCGGCACGCTGGAGAGCATCAACAACTATCGCAACACCACCGCCAAGAACGAGCTGATCCGCCGCCAGTCCGACGGCCTGCTCAGCGATGCGGTCGCCGCCGACAACCGCGGCGACATCGCCAAGGGCACCGCCCTGCGCGACCAGGCCCGCTCGCTGCTGCAGACCATCACCAACCCGGCGTTCCTGTTCCCGGCCAGCCTCAACAGCAACGTCGGCGTGCTGAACCCGGCCGGCGCGCTGGCGTTCACCATCCTCGGCAAGTACGTCAACCTGGACATGGAGTTCAGCGCGATGCAGACCGAGGGCCGCGGCGAAGTGGTGTCGAACCCGCGCGTGGTGACCAGCAACCAGCGCGAAGCGGTGATCAGCCAGGGCCAGGAAGTCGGCTACGTGACCATCGCTCCGCAGCAGGGCGGCAACAGCATTCCGATCCCGAACGTCCAGTTCAAGGACGTGCTGATGGAGATGAAGGTCAACCCGACCATCACCAACGACGGCCGCGTGTTCCTGAACATGGACGTCAAGAAGGACGAGATCAACGGCTTCGTCAACACCTCGATCGGCGACGTGCCGCAGATCAACAAGCGCAACATCAACACCGCGGTGCTGGTGGAAGACGGCCAGACCGTCGTGATCGGCGGCGTGTACGAGTTCCGCGACCGCAGCGATCTGTCCAAGGTGCCGTTCCTGGCCGACATCCCGTTCCTCGGCAACCTGTTCAAGAAAAAGAGCCGCAGCAAGGAAAAGGCCGAGCTGCTGATCTTCGTGACGCCGAAGGTGATGAAGGTCGCGCAGCGCTGAACGCGGCTGTGCGCCTGCGCAGAGGGCCTACGGGCCCTCTGCGCGTTTGTGCCGCCCGCCGCCGCGGCCCCGGGACGGGCGCCGCCGCGCGTCCGCGGGGCCTGCGGCCGATCCGCTCCGGCGAACCCCGCGGCGGCCGACCCCCGCTGCGAGCAACCCCGCTGCAAGCAACCCCGCCGCGATCAACCTGCTAACGTCGCCCACGGGCGCCCGCAAAACCCGGCGCACTTTGCCGGGTCGCGCCGTTGGTTGAACCTCGCGGCCGGACTTCGGTCAAAATCGCCCTAACCGCTGCAAGCCGCGTCCGCGCGCTTGCCCGTTTCGCCCGCAATGGATTCCGGATGGACAGCGCTACCGACCGCTCGCAAGCCCCCGCCGCCCCCGCCGATGTCGCCCGCCTGCACGATGCGTTCAGGCAACTGCGCGATGCCCTCGCCGTCGAGATCGTCGGCCAGGCCGAACTGATCGAGCGCCTGTTGATCGCCCTGCTCGCCGACGGCCACCTGCTGGTCGAAGGCGCGCCCGGGCTGGCCAAGACCAGCGCCGTGCGCGCGCTGGCCGCGCGCCTGGAGGCCGAGTTCGCGCGCGTCCAGTTCACTCCCGACCTGCTGCCGGCCGACTTGACCGGCACCGAGGTGTGGCGTCCGCAGGAAGGCCGCTTCGAATTCCAGGCCGGCCCGATCTTCCATCCGATCCTGCTCGCCGACGAAATCAACCGCGCGCCGGCCAAGGTGCAGTCGGCCCTGCTGGAAGCGATGGGCGAGCGCCAGGTCACCGTCGGCCGCGCCACCTACGCGCTGCCGCCGCTGTTCCTGGTGATGGCCACGCAGAACCCGATCGAGCAGGAAGGCACGTTCCCGCTGCCCGAGGCCCAGCTCGACCGCTTCCTCATGCACGTGCGGATCGGCTATCCCGAGGCCGCGGCCGAGGCCGAGATCCTGCGGCTGGCGCGCGAACGCGCGCGGCAGACGCTCAAGCCCGAACCCGTAGCGGTGCCGCGGATGCCGCTGGCGGACGTGTTCGCCGCGCGCTCGGCGGTGCTGGACCTGCACGTCGCGCCGGCGGTGGAGCGCTATCTGGTCGAAATCGTGCTGGCCTCGCGCGACGCCGCGCGCTACGACGCGACGCTGGCGCGGCGCATCGCCTGGGGCGCCAGCCCGCGCGGTTCGATCGCGCTGGAACGCTGCGCGCGCGCCCACGCCTGGTTGGCCGGGCGCGATTTCGTGACCCCCGACGACGTCCGCGCGATCGCGCCGGAAGTGCTGCGCCATCGCATCCTGCCGAGCTACGAAGCCACCGCCGAGGGTTGGGACGGCGATCGCCTGCTCGGCGAATTGCTGAAGAAGGTGCCGCTGCCTTGAGGGCTGGCGGTCGCGACCGGCGCTGCGCCGTGCAGGTTCGTCGCGCGCGGCGGCCGCTCGCCGGCGCGATGCGGGACGATGCGATGCGGGACGACGCGAAACGGGAAGGCGCGATGCAGGGAAGCGCGATGCAAACAGGCGCGATGCGGGCAAGTTCGATCGGAGCGAGTTCGATGCGTGCGCCATCGGCGCCGGAGCCGGCGCATGAGTGAAGGCATCGTTCCGAGCCTGGCCGAACTGGTCGCTTTGCGCGCCGCCGTGAGCGGCCGCCGGCCCGCCCGCCAGGGCCGCCACGGGGTCAGCGGGCAGGCCTTGTCGCCGCTGCGCGGACGCGGCATGGAGTACGCCGAATCGCGCGAATACTCCAACGGCGACGACGCCCGCCACATCGACTGGCGGCTGACCGCGCGCACCGGCCGCGCCCACACCAAATTGTTCCAGGCCGAGCGCGAGCGCTTGAGCCTGATCGTCGCCGACACGTCGCCGGCGATGTATTTCGGCACCCGCGTGCGCTTCAAGTCGGTGCAGGCCGCGCGCGCCGGCGCGGTCGCGGCCTGGGCCGCGGCGCGCGACGGCGACCGCATCGCCGCCTTGCGCGGCAGCCTGCGCGAGCCGCCGGTCAATCCCGGCAGCGGCCCGCGCGGCGCGCTGCGCGTGCTCGACGCGATGGTGCGCTGGTATGCGCAGGCGCCGGCCGAAGACGCCGGCCTGGAGGTCGCGCTCGACCACGCCTCGCGCCTGCTGCGCCCCGGTTCGCGCATGGTGGTGCTGGCCGAACCCGGCAGCGTCGCGGCATTGCCGCAGCGGCGCTGGGCGGTGCTGGCGCAACACCACGAAGTGATCGTGCTGCTGCTGACCGACCCGATCGAAACCGCGCCGCCGGCCGCCGCGCTGCCGTTCAGCCGCGACGGCCAGCGCATCGAGCTCGACCTCGGCGCGCCGGCGCAGCGCCAGCGCTGGCACGCCAGCTTCGTCGGCCCGATCGAGGCGGCGCTGGAAAAACTGCCGGCGCGCGGCGTGCGCGTGCAGGCGCTGTCGACCGATGCGGCCAGCGAATCCTGGCTGCCGCTGCTGGGCCGCGCGCGGCCGCTGGTGGCCTGATGGCGGGGCAACAAACGCTCGCCTTGCGCGACGTGCACCTGCCGGGTGCGCCGTCGTGGTGGCCGTTGGCGCCGGGCTGGTGGCTGCTGCTGGCGGTATCGGCCGCGCTGGCGTTGTCGCTGTGGTGGTGGCAACGCCGCCGCGCGCGCCGCAAGCGCGAGGCCGAGCGCGTGTTCGACGAAGCCCTGGCCGCCGCGGCCACGCCGGTCGCGCAGGTCGCGGCGATATCCGAATTGCTGCGCCGCGCCGGCCGCCGCCGCGACCGCGCCGCCGACACCCTCGACGGGCAGGCGTGGCTGGAATTCCTCGACCGCGGCAGCAAGCGCGACGACTTCGCCGCCGGCCCCGGCCGGCTGCTGCTGGAGGGCGGCTACCGGCGCCAGGTCGATCCGGCCCAGGTGCAAGCGTTGCGCGAACTCGCGCGGCGCCGCTTCCTGCAATGGATGGGCGTGCGCGCATGAGTGCGTTGGGCTCGGTGGGCGCATTGATCGGCGACTGGCGCGATCTGCTGGCGTGGCCGTGGTGGCTGGCGGCGTTGCCGCTGCCTTGGCTGGCGCGCTGGCTGCTGCCGCCGGCGCGCGACGGTTCGGCGGCGTTGAAAGTCCCGTTCGGCGCGCGCCTGGACGCGGTCGCCGCGGCCGGCGGGCGCGGCCTGCGCGGCGGCGGTCCCGGCTGGCTGCTGTGGCTGGCGTGGGCGCTGCTGTGCGTGGCCGCGGCGCGGCCGCAGCAACTCGGCGAGCCGATCCGGCCGCCGCAGGTCGGTCGCGGCATGATGCTGGTGCTGGACCTGTCGGGCAGCATGAGCGAACTCGACATGACCCTGGGCCGGCGCACCGTCGACCGCCTGACCGCGGCCAAGGCGGTGCTGGCCGACTTCCTCGACCGCCGCGTCGGCGACCGTGTCGGCCTGGTGGTGTTCGGCAACCGCGCCTACGTGCTGGCGCCGCTGACCCTGGACCGCGACACCGTGCGCGACCAGCTCGGCAATAGCCAGGTCGGGCTGGCCGGGCAGGAAACCGCGATCGGCGAGGCCATCGGCCTGGCGGTGCGGCGCCTGCGCCAGCTGCCCGAACGCGAGCGGGTGGCGATCCTGCTGACCGACGGCGCCAACACGCCCGGCACGCCCGACCCGATGCGCGCGGCCCAGATCGCCCACGACGAAGGCGTGCGCGTCCACACCATCGCCTTCGGCGGCGACGGCGGCGGCATGACCTTGTTCGGCGTGCGCCTGCCGGTGCCCGGCGGCGGCGCCGAGGTCGACGAACCGGCGCTGCGCCGCATCGCCGATCAGACCGGCGGCCGCTTCTTCCGCGCCCGCGACACCAGCGAGCTGGCCGGCATCTACGCCGCGATCGACCGGCTCGAACCGGTCAAGCGCGAAGGCAAGGCGGTGCGTCCGCGCATCGAGCGCTACCCGCTGCCGCTGGCCGGGGCGATGGTGTTGGCCTTGCTCGCGTTCCTGTGGCCGCGGCGGAGGCCGGCATGAATCCCGGGTCCTGGTTCGAACACCTCGCGCCGCTGACCTTCCTGCGCCCGCAGTGGCTGTGGGCGCTGCTGGCGCTGCCGCTGCTGGCCGGCTGGTGGTGGCGCCGCCGGCGCCGCAGCAGCGTCTGGCAGGGCGCGGTCGACGCGCATCTGCTGCGGCATCTGCTCGACGCGACCCCGGGCCGGCGCTCGCAGCTGGCCGCGGGCGCGGCCGCGCTCGGCGCCGCGCTGGCGGTGCTGGCGCTGGCCGGGCCCAGTTGGTCGCAAGGCGAACAGCCGCTGTGGCAGGGCAGCACGCCGATGGTGGTGGCGCTGGACCTGTCCAGCCGCACCCTCGCCGGCGATCTGCCGCCGAGCCGCCTGGCCCAGGCCAAGGCCAAGCTGGCCGAACTGCTGCGCCGCCGCGCCGGCAGCGGCCAGACCGCCCTGGTCGCGTTCGCCGACGACGCCTACACCGTGGCGCCGCTGACCGACGACCCCGACAACGTGGCGGTGTTCCTCGACGCGCTGGCGCCGGACATCATGCCCGGCGACGGCCAGAACGCCGACCGCGCGATCGCCTGGTCGGCCAGGCTGCTGCGCCAGGGCGGTTTCAACCGCGGCCGCATCGTGCTGATCACCGACCGCAGCGACGGCGCCGCCGAGCGCGCCGCGGCCAAGGCCGGCGGCGACGGCTACGCGGTGTCGGTGCTCGGCCTGGGCACCGCCGCCGGTGCGGCGTTCCAGCGGCCCGACGGGCGCATCGTCAAGGTCAAGCTCGACGCCCCGGCGCTGGCCGCGCTGGCCCGCGCCGGCGGCGGCCGCTATGCCGCGCTGAGCGCCGACGACAGCGATTTGCGCGCGCTCGACATCGCCGGCGGCGGCCGCGGCGACGCCGGCGCCGGCGGCGGCATGGGCGAGAAGCGGCTGGCGCGCGAGGACGACGGTTACTGGCTGCTGCCGCCGCTGCTGGTGCTGGCGCTGCTGGCGT
Proteins encoded:
- a CDS encoding vWA domain-containing protein; this translates as MSALGSVGALIGDWRDLLAWPWWLAALPLPWLARWLLPPARDGSAALKVPFGARLDAVAAAGGRGLRGGGPGWLLWLAWALLCVAAARPQQLGEPIRPPQVGRGMMLVLDLSGSMSELDMTLGRRTVDRLTAAKAVLADFLDRRVGDRVGLVVFGNRAYVLAPLTLDRDTVRDQLGNSQVGLAGQETAIGEAIGLAVRRLRQLPERERVAILLTDGANTPGTPDPMRAAQIAHDEGVRVHTIAFGGDGGGMTLFGVRLPVPGGGAEVDEPALRRIADQTGGRFFRARDTSELAGIYAAIDRLEPVKREGKAVRPRIERYPLPLAGAMVLALLAFLWPRRRPA
- a CDS encoding VWA domain-containing protein — its product is MNPGSWFEHLAPLTFLRPQWLWALLALPLLAGWWWRRRRRSSVWQGAVDAHLLRHLLDATPGRRSQLAAGAAALGAALAVLALAGPSWSQGEQPLWQGSTPMVVALDLSSRTLAGDLPPSRLAQAKAKLAELLRRRAGSGQTALVAFADDAYTVAPLTDDPDNVAVFLDALAPDIMPGDGQNADRAIAWSARLLRQGGFNRGRIVLITDRSDGAAERAAAKAGGDGYAVSVLGLGTAAGAAFQRPDGRIVKVKLDAPALAALARAGGGRYAALSADDSDLRALDIAGGGRGDAGAGGGMGEKRLAREDDGYWLLPPLLVLALLAFRRRSGAGALALLLCLGLPLAPRPAAAQSLWQRADQGAHARIVEGNDAYRAGQFERAAELYQRAQGADAQYNLGNALARQGRYPEAIAAYDRALKQTPGMEDAIANKRAVEAAMKRPPQQNQDGQKPQKQQPGKQDPKPSPQGQNPQQDGKPQQQPQKPDPDGQQKTPQKPSDDPEEQRRADQAQRERMQRELERQRAQQGKTPPGEREAARTPAQRERQQANDAWLKRVPDDPGSLLRERFKIEYARRQMSALEGD
- a CDS encoding DUF4381 domain-containing protein, which encodes MAGQQTLALRDVHLPGAPSWWPLAPGWWLLLAVSAALALSLWWWQRRRARRKREAERVFDEALAAAATPVAQVAAISELLRRAGRRRDRAADTLDGQAWLEFLDRGSKRDDFAAGPGRLLLEGGYRRQVDPAQVQALRELARRRFLQWMGVRA